A window from Canis aureus isolate CA01 chromosome 23, VMU_Caureus_v.1.0, whole genome shotgun sequence encodes these proteins:
- the LOC144295305 gene encoding olfactory receptor 2AG1-like, with product MESWNSTLGSGFILMGILNDSGSPELLCATITVLYMLALTSNGLLLLVITVDSRLHVPMYFLLGQLSLMDLLFTSVVTPKALVDFLQSEYTISFGGCALQMFLALTLGGAEDLLLAFMAYDRYVAICHPLNYMVFMRPRVCWLMVATAWILGSLSAFVYTTYTMHYPFCKVRKIRHLLCEIPPLLKLACADTSRYELLVYVMGVTFLMPPLFTIISSYTLILCTVLHMPSNEGKQKALVTCSSHLTVVGMFYGAATFMYVLPSSLHNPRQDNIISLFYTVVTPALNPLIYSLRNKEVMGALKRVLAKYMA from the coding sequence ATGGAGTCCTGGAACTCCACCTTGGGCAGTGGCTTTATATTGATGGGGATTCTGAATGACAGTGGGTCTCCTGAACTGCTCTGTGCCACAATCACTGTCCTATACATGTTGGCTCTGACCAGCAATGGCCTGCTGCTCTTGGTCATCACAGTGGATTCCCGGCTCCATGTGCCCATGTACTTCCTGCTCGGCCAGCTCTCACTCATGGACCTCCTCTTCACATCTGTTGTCACTCCCAAGGCCCTCGTGGATTTTCTGCAGAGTGAATACACGATCTCCTTTGGAGGCTGTGCCCTTCAGATGTTTCTGGCATTGACGCTGGGTGGTGCAGAGGACTTGCTGCTGGCCTTCATGGCCTATGACAGATACGTGGCCATATGTCATCCTCTGAACTACATGGTCTTCATGAGGCCAAGGGTCTGCTGGCTCATGGTGGCCACggcctggatcctgggatccctaAGTGCCTTTGTTTATACCACATATACCATGCACTACCCTTTCTGTAAAGTTCGGAAGATCAGGCACCTGCTCTGTGAGATCCCACCTTTACTGAAGTTGGCCTGTGCAGATACCTCCCGATATGAACTCTTGGTGTATGTGATGGGTGTGACCTTCCTTATGCCCCCTCTCTTTACTATCATTTCTTCATATACACTAATTCTGTGTACTGTGCTTCACATGCCCTCAAATGAAGGGAAGCAGAAAGCCCTAgtcacctgctcctcccacctgACAGTCGTTGGGATGTTCTATGGAGCTGCCACGTTCATGTATGTCCTGCCCAGTTCCCTCCACAACCCCAGGCAGGACAACATCATCTCTCTTTTCTACACGGTTGTCACTCCAGCGTTGAACCCCCTTATCTATAGCCTGCGAAATAAGGAGGTCATGGGGGCTTTGAAGAGAGTCCTGGCAAAATACATGGCCTGA